ggtggaatttttttttttttttaaatcaactgctgctagaaagttaaaacagatttgtaaattaccggtatttccatttaaaaatcttaatccttccagtacttagctgctgtatgctccagaggaagtcgagttgttcttttcggtctgaccacagtgctctctgctgacacctctgtccatgtacggaactgtacagagcaggaacaaattcccatagcaaacctctcctgctctggacagttcctgacatggacaaaggtgtcagcagaaagcactgtggtcagacagaaaagaacaattcaacttcctctgtagtatacagcagctaataagtactggaaggattaagattttttttatataagtaatttacaaatctgtttaactttccgtcatcagttgatttaaaaataaatatatattatacgttttccagcggaatacccctttaacggacgTTCTCGACGGGGAgcgacggcagtgtgaaaggggtcttagccaatcactggccgcagtgctATTCAGTCGATGATTGCCTGAGCGGGGAGTCCCTGTGAAGGCGAGTACGTTTTGGAAGTTGGGGGCTGAAGGGTTCAGTGGGGAGAGTCGAGCCACATTCTTAAGACCTTGGAGGGTACCAGAGGTCAGACacttatatatatacctatattgtagatagaggatacatttttaaaagcaggataacccctttaaaagggaggTCACCATAAAGAACACTGCACCTGTCCATTAGAAAGGAGGGGGCTCCATTCAACCCTACGGGACAGACAAAACTGACCATTATATTTGGCTATCTTTATCCAGCCCGCAGAGTTGAAGGGAGCAGCAGCCAACATGTCTGACAGCACCTCCATTCCAATCAGTGGTGGTCCCAATAGTCCCAGCAGGACCCCCAATGATCAGATACTGTCATGGGAAAAATCGCTTTATAAGTAAAAATAAAGTATAAACTGACTTCATACGTAGTCGGTGGCTACGTTTCTTACCGGGGCACCTCTTTGTTTTCCTCATTGAGGCACTGATAGAGCAGATCTATAAACTTCTGTGGGAAAGCCGAAAAATCGACCAGGAGGCCCTGCTGAAGCTTCAGATTCTGGAAATCTTCTCTGAGATCACCAGGTTGTAAAGAAAGAACGGATCGGTGTCGTCTGTCATCCGGACCACCAAGtcctgcaggagagggggggggggggggcacaaaataTGGAGAAGTTATTTCACAAAATGCAACATACTATTCTTCCTGGAAAAGgagtttccaaacagggtgtcttcagctgctgcaaaactacaactcccagcatgcccggacagccgttggctgtccgggcatgatgggagctgtagttttgcaacagctgaggacatgctggttggaaaacattgctgtAATACCTAGTAGAACTGCAACAAGGTTCTATACCCACCTTCTTATGGACGGGCGATGACGCTGTGCGCTGCTCAATGCATATCCGGACAGTCTGCCTCCTGGATCCACACAATACACAGAACGATATGGGACGTATAGAtgtaagaaagtaaaaaaaaaagttaaaataatcaCAGTATGAGCCCGGGGAGATAACTCCAGTGAGTTCTCTTCTGCAGATCTGCAGCTATCCTGGTGACAATAGCCCCACAACGCCgggaccccccccctccgccAACAGCCCCcggcgaaccccccccccccccagccaacagccccggcgcccccccccccccccccgccaacagccccggcgcccccccccccccccccgcaaacagccccggcgcccccccccccccctccgccaacAGCcccggcgcccccccccccccctccgccaacAGCCccggcgcccccccccctccgccaacAGCcccggcgcccccccccccccctccgccaacAGCCCCGgcgaccccccccctccctccgccAACAGCCCCGGCGACCCCCCCCCACCGCAAACAGCCCCGGCGACCCCCCCCCTCCGCCACCAGCCCCGggaccccccccctccgtccaacagccccgggaccccccccccgccaacAGCCCCGGACCCCCCCTCCGCCAACAGCCCGGAGACCCCCCCCTCCTCCGCCAACAGCCCGGCGACCCCCCCTCCTCCGCCCAACAGCCCCGGCGACCCCCCCCTCCTCCGCAACAGCCCCGGCGACCCCCCTCCTCCGCCAACAGCCCCGGCGACCCCCCCTCCTCCGCCAACAGCCCCGGCGACCCCCCCTCCTCCGCCAACAGCCCCGGCGACCCCCCCTCCTCCGCCAACAGCCCCGGCGACCCCCCCCCTCCGCCAACAGCCCCGgcgacccccaccccccctccgccAACAGCCCcggcgaccccccccccctccgccaacAGCCCCGCCAATTTAGGGTGCGATCACACTGCAGGTTTTCCACATGCAGAAtttttgcagcagaaaatctgcaagcgGATTATGTGGCTTCCCAAAAGTAAccatcagaagaaaaaaaaatgatgtttggGGCGTCCTGATCTCAGTTTTTTGATTCTCCCTCCCATGAGGGTTTATAGATGACGGATTTGGAGGCTGAGACACAACCATGATCTCTTTGTCACGTTCCTCATTCCTGAACAATGTCTGCAGTGAGGCcggggggcattatcctgctgataaAGGCCACTGCCATGAGGGAGTCCGTCTgccatgatggggggggggggggacttggtCTGTACAATGGTTAGGTAGGTGTcacagtaacatccacatgaGACCAGGACCCAAGGTATCCAGATGAACATTGCCCATCACAGTGCCCCGCCGGCCCGTCACACTGCCCCGCCGGCCCGTCACACTGCCCCGCCggcccctcacactgccccaCCATCTTGTCTTCTTCCATTGTGCATCCTGATGCCATCTCTTCCTCAGGTAAGTGTCGCATACACACCCGGCCGTCCACATGAAGGGAAATGTGACCCATCAGACCAGACGCCTTTACTCCAGTTCTGACACCCATCGTGGACACTTTATGTGGAGGACATTTGTCACCATGGTCGCTCTTACCGGTCTGCAGGCCTCATATACAACAAGCTGCCATGTCCAGTGTGATCTGACTCCTTTCCATCATGGGCCACGGAAGGTTTTTCAGCAATTTGCTTTACAGCAGCTCTTCTGAGGGATTGAACCAGACGGGATAGCCTTCATCCTCACATGCATCAATGATCCTAGGGTCCCTATGATCCTGTCCCTGGTCACCGGTTGTCCTCCTTTAGACACTTTTGGCTGATGTTAACCctgtgttttctaaacagtgtggcttcagctgttgcaaaactacaactcccagcatgcccggacagcacaacgctgtccgggcatgctgggagttgtagttttgcaacagctggaataatgggggtagtagtatgacATAAACATAGGGATAGTAATATGGTACATACGGGAGTGGCATAGAATAATGGGACCAGTAGTAGGGCTGACATATAGGATTATAATAAAGTAATAGAATGACAGTATAGAGCACTGGAGTcctataatgggggtagtagtattaaCATATAGGACAAATCTAGAACAATGGTTGTAGCACAGgtatagcataataggggtgGTAGTAGTATTACTGACATAACACTAGTATAGGAtaatggtggtagtagtggtataACACATAGCACTAGTATaagtacactgctaaaaaaaaataaaggaacactccttcaacacaatgtaactccaagtcaatgacacttctgtgagatcccactgtccactcaggaagaacactgattgacaatcaatttcacatgctgttgtgcaaatggagcagacaacaggtggaaattataggcaattaacaagacaccccccaataaggagtggttctgcaggtgctgaccacagaccacttctcagttcctatgcttcctggctgatgttttggtcacttttgaatgctggcggtgctttcactctagtggtagcatgagacggagtctacaacccacacaagtggctcaggtagtgcagctcatccaggatggcacatcaatgcgagctgtggcaagaaggtttgctgtgtctgtcagcgtagtgtccagagcatggaggcgctaccaggagacaggccagtacatcaggagatgtggaggaggccgtaggagggcaacaaccgatcagcaggaccactacctccacctttgtgcaaggaggagcaggaggagcactgccagagccctgcaaaatgacctccagcaggccacaaatgtgcatgtgtccactcaaatggtcagaaacagactccatgagggcggtatgagggcccgacgtccacaggtggggggttgtgcttacagcccaacactgtgcaggacttttggcatttgcagagaacaccaagattggcaaattcgccactggcgcctttgctcttcacagatgaaagcaggttcatactgagcacatgtgacagatgtgacagagtctggagacgccgtggagaacattctgctgtctgctacatcctccagcatgaccggtttggtggtgggtcagtaatggtgtggggtggcatttctttggggggggccgcacagcctccatgtgcttgccagaggtagcctgactgccattaggtagcgagatgagatcctcagaccccttgtgagaccatatgctggtgcggttggccctgggttcctcctaatgcaagacaatgctagacctcatgtgtctgtactgtgtcagcagttcctgtaagaggaagcattgatgctatggactggccgcccgttcccagACCtggaatccaattgagcacatctgggacatcatgtctcgctccatccaccacagactgtccaggagttggcggatgctttagtccaggtctgggaggacatccctcaggagaccatcctccacctcatcaggatcatgctcaggcattgtagggaggtcatacgagcacgtggaggccacacacactactgagactcattgtgacttgtattaaggacattacataaagttggatcggcctgtagtggggttttccactgtgattttgagtgtgactccatatccagaccaccatgggttcatacatttgatttccattgataatttttgggtgattttgttgtcacattcaactatgtaaagaggaaagtatttcatacgattagtttgttcattcagatctaggatgtgttatttagtgttccctttattttttttgagaagtgtatAGAACTGGTATAAGATGATGAGGACACATACCAATGTATggtatgctgggggtagtagtagtaatagtaggacacagcactgtatagtatgctggggggtagtagtagtaatagtatgagatatagcactgtatagtatgctgggggtagtagtaatagtaggacacatagcactgtatagtatgctggggtagtagtaatagtaggacacatagcactgtatagtatgatggggtagtagtagtaatagtaggacacatagcactgtatagtatgctgggggtagtagtagtaatagtatgacacatagcactgtatagtatgctgggggtagtagtagtaatagtatgacacatagcactgtatagtatgctgggggtagtagtagtaatagtatgacacatagcactgtatagtatgctgggggtagtagtagtaatagaatgacagcactgtatagtatgctgggggtagtagtaatagtatgacacatagcactgtatagtatgctgggggtagtagtagtaatagaatgacagcactgtatagtatgctgggggtagtagtaatagtatgacacacagcactgtatagtatgctgggggtagtagtagtaatagtatgacacatagcactgtatagtatgctgggggtagtagtagtaatagtttgacacagcactgtatagtatactgggggtagtagtagtaatagtatgacacatatcactgtatagtatgatgggggtagtagtaatagtatgacacatagcactgtatagtatgATCGGggctagtagtagtaatagtatgacacatagcactgtatagtatgctgggggtagtaatagtatgacacatagcactgtatagtatgctgggggtagtaatagtatgacacatagcactgtatagtatactttgggtagtagtagtaatagtaggacacatagcactgtatagtatgctggggtagtagtagtaatagtatgacacgtagcactgtatagtatgatcggggtagtagtagtaatagtatgacacatagcactgtatagtatgctgggggtagtagtagcagtagtagtaatagtttgacacagcactgtatagtatactgggggtagtagtagtaatagtatgacacatagcactgtTATAGTACGAtctgggtagtagtagtaatagtatgacacatagcactgtatagtatgctgggggtagtagtagtaatagtatgacacatagcactgtatagtatgctgggggtagtagtaatagtatgacacatagcactgtatagtatgatgggagtagtagtaatagtaggacacatagcactgtatagtatgctgggggtagtagtagtaatagtatgacacatagcactgtatagtatgctggggggtagtagtagtaatagtatgacacatagcactgtatagtatgctgggggtagtagtagtaatagtatgacacatagcactgtatagtatgatcggggtagtagtagtaatagtatgagacatagcactgtatagtatgctggggggtagtagtagtaatagtatgagacatagcactgtatagtatgatcgggggtagtagtagtaatagtatgagacatagcactgtatagtatgctgggggtagtagtagtagtaattagggatgtaagaaaaaaatcgatttgcgcgattatcgcaattttttgttccgcgatactgaatcgattttaaaattctgagaatcgattttttttataaattattataattaacatttactgtatttcactcactgagtcacagtcctatttgtctgtcttattttttttataacacttaaactcctgaccactagttggcagtgtacctgttatcagctctgtcccactcgcaggctgctaccgcgagactacagaccttgttctttctcagctagaataagttttcccaagcttttaatagggaatatcgcgatatatcgtgatATATCGCCAACATGACAGTAACGCGATATATTgcaatatatcgaatcgccaccctggtatcgcgattcgaatcgaatcgccaaattattggcgattcacacccctagtagtaatagtatgacacatagcactgtatagtatgatcggggtagtagtagtaatagtatgacacatagcactgtatagaataatgggggtagtagtaatagtatgacacatagcactgtatagtatgctgggggtagtagtataaTGAGGGCGGTAGTATTAATAGTATGACGAGGGTGGTTGTAGTATGACACGttatgatgagggtagtagtaata
The sequence above is a segment of the Hyla sarda isolate aHylSar1 chromosome 6, aHylSar1.hap1, whole genome shotgun sequence genome. Coding sequences within it:
- the LOC130277415 gene encoding LOW QUALITY PROTEIN: spindle assembly abnormal protein 6 homolog (The sequence of the model RefSeq protein was modified relative to this genomic sequence to represent the inferred CDS: inserted 1 base in 1 codon); the protein is MDPVQELLSREVKVLLRGQDCTERRQTVRICIEQRTASSPVHKKDLVVRMTDDTDPFFLYNLVISXEDFQNLKLQQGLLVDFSAFPQKFIDLLYQCLNEENKEVPR